The genome window TTTGTTACTCTCACAGGGAGGTAGAATTGTTGGATTTTTGGCTCAGGTTCTTGTACAGTACAGTGTGACACCTCACCCTGTAAAAGGAGAGTCTGTGGAAGTGCTGTATTGATGATCTTGTTTCACTTCTTTGTGGGCATCTTCTTGAAATACTTAAAATGTTGAGTTGGGCCTCTTCAAACCAGTGAAAATGAAGCGTAAGGTTGAAAGTCATTTTTGGGTGTAGGAGTATCTGTGTGTTAGTTTCTCTGTGCTGGTTATCAGCAAGTGCCTGTTCATCAGCTTTAGGGCCAAATATTCTGAAGCATCTTGTTCAttgatttctgctgtgttggAAGAGGTACTGTGTTTTCttgaagcattaaaaaattagGCCAGTGTTGCAACCAGAAGTATTTACATCTTACATCCAGAAAGCCTGGCTTATCTGTTCCTACTCTCCATCTTGTATACTTAGGTGTAAGTTTAGGTATTTATTTAATTGCAGGAAGTTATTTTGTGTACGtttgtttgatttggttttttctgttcttcactgTTCCTTTCCTTGGCAGAATAATAGATCAGTCAAGCAATGTGGAGATAGCCTCTTTTCCAATCTATAAGGTGTTGTTTTGTGTGCGTGGACAGAATGGGACTTCAGAAAGTGACTGCTTTGCGTTTACTGAAAGCAGTTGTGGAACAGAAGAGTTCCAGATTCATGTTTTCTCTTGTGAAATTAAAGAGGCAGTAAGTATTAAATATGGTATAATGGCTCATATAAAGGATGCAGGGCATACCTGGGGAAGTTATTCCAGATTTGGGAATGGTATGTATTTGAGAAATATATTAACACATGTTCAGTGGATTTTAGAGAATGTGCAGATAGTCAAGTGTGACTGTTAATACAAGTTAAAAGTTACACTATTTCAATAAGATAGCAAAGTGCATTGTAATGGGGATATTGTAGAaagccttttgtttttcaggccTCGTTTGAGTACGTTCCAGGTTAGTGTTGCAATGTAGATCTTGGGAGTTAGAAAGAATCACTTTATAATGCTGTGATTGCCCTTGATATTTTGGGAAGAACTGCTGATAGTTTGAGATAGGAGGATTTTTTTAGGCTGGAAGAGTAAGGGATGAAAAAGATGACAAAACAAGATTCTACTTGAGCAAATTGTAAGATGTGTTATTAAAGGCACAGCTTGAAAAATTATTAGGGTCTTCTAATGAGTTGCATTCCCAATCTTGTAACATATTAACTTATTGAGAAAACATTGCAGAGTGGTTGTGAAACACACAATctaaaagctttgtgttttaaataaagtttaaaaaaaaaaagNNNNNNNNNNNNNNNNNNNNNNNNNNNNNNNNNNNNNNNNNNNNNNNNNNNNNNNNNNNNNNNNNNNNNNNNNNNNNNNNNNNNNNNNNNNNNNNNNNNNCACGCTCCCTGCTAGGCCCTCCCTGGCCGAGGCTCGGCACAAACATCCGTGTCCTCCGGCGCTCTGCTGCTCGGTTGCGGAGTGCCGCTGTGCTCCTGTGCCGCGTCCCGGCACGAAGGAGTGCGGGCTGTGCAGCGTGAGTTGGGCAGGGCACCGGAGGGACTGGGGGGGCTTTGGGGCTCCTTCCAAGCCAACCGTGCCGTGATCTCATGCCTGCATCCATGCTTTTGcataaaagattaaaaaaaaaattaaaatgtcaatactttttttttttaatcttaagaGTAATAAATTCAGTAAGACATAAGTAGCTCCCTTGGGTAAGCActgcttctccttttctcaGGCTGTAGTCTCACTAgtgattttcttccaaaaggCAGCAGTCTTTCTGTCTGCAAAGAGAGCTGGTGGCTGCGTTGCAGGCATCATCGTCTCCCTGTGAATTAGGGAATAGCGTGGCTTTGTTTGGCCAAACCTTGTCAAAGTCCTGAGTAGCGTCAGCCTGACTCATGTGCCACGTCTTGTGAATGTGTGCTGGGGGAAGAGATCGGTTCTGCGTGTTGTGCCCGGgtagcactgcaggcagtgctgttcATCTGTATGGGTGGTGTGGTGTTAAGAGGTTAGTCTGCAGTTTAAACTTGAAGGGACCACTCGTGCTGGCACGCGTGTGAGCACACGTTGGCTGAGCGGTTCAGGAGTCAAAGCTAATTCAGAAGGGTGTTAGAAGTGCTCTGCGGTGTTCTCTTTAAGGTAGCGACAGTGAAATGCAGGATTGCTTGGGTAAAAATAGAATGCAGGCCTTTGAAAAGTGATTCACAGATTAAGATTTGGTGATGTTAGTAAGAGGATTGCAAAAACATCCAGGCCAGAGCGTGTACTGCAGAGCAGTTGGGGATGAgctgagctggggctgcttCTTCCCTTGTGTCAACAAATGGGACTTGTGCAGCAAGGAAGTGAGTTCAGAGAACTGGTCAAAAAGCAGtacttgttatttcttttttccccctccaggTTACTTTATGGTTAGAACAACTTCCTGAACTAGTTCACTTGTCGTAGGGATGTTGACTCCATCCAAAGGAAGAAGTGTGTTGGGGTGTGTGTGGCTATTGCTGCGGCTCTGACACAGCCACGAGCTGCAGTGGGTGATGTGCTTATCTGGGTCATGCTTTTAGGGGCTTTGAGATCACGTAAGGAGGCACTGCTGCCAAGAgttgctgtgtgtgtgtgccgGCTGGTGCCACTTGTGCTGAAGGTAATAAATGACAGCGAAGGTGAGAAGAGATCCTATGTGCTGACATGCATTGGTTAGGAGACCACAGGATTGTTTGTGgtggtgctttttgtttttgtttttctctaagcAACAGAGCCACctctatttctgcattttaattctGCTTGCCCACATCAGTAGCTGGATCTTTGCTCTCTCCTTGGttatcctttcttctctctaaaGCTGCTGTCGATTCGTTAATTGCAAAGAATGACGTGGGCATTATTAGATAGAGACGTTTGTAAATTTATTCAGctctaatttaaaaataatcagccgtatttttattatttctgttataGCTGAAAGGCTATTTCAGACTTGACTGACCTTAGTAATTACAAACCTTCTGATTTCCAGTTCAGACTAAGTTGTCATTAGATTATACCCGTTCTACGTGCGCAGTGGGCTGATGCACCATATCAGCACTCTTAATCCTGGTAGAGCAGCACGAGGGATGCACAAATGTGTCAGATCGCAACACTGAACCTTTTAAATCTCTGACCACCAGCTGTACTAATCTTTACTCTAAGTGCTCTTCCACCCCATGAATTTTAATCTTGACCTTCtaagtgaaaattaaaatgtatatttcaaATACGAACAGTAAGCCTCATAGAATTATCCTCTTAAAGGAGACGAAGGTGTTTTAAGTACattttgtaagatttttttgttttgttttgacagttacattgaaaaaaaaataaaagccgAAAAACCAACCTACAGCAGTATTTTGTTTGCAAGTTGTTATGTTGAAATACATGGATTACACTTCAGTAGAATCATTCATTTAGCATTGTGGGCTTGCAGTGGGTTAATAGGACCGTGtctttttttagtattttgatTGTAAGTCCTACAGCAGTCTGTACTTTCTTGGAGGAAAGCAATTGAATGTAATTAAAATCAGCTACTTTTACTTGATTGCTGCACTTCACAGAGGTCTGGACTCCTGTTGACTATTTCAGCGTAATAATGAAGATGGACAAGAAAAGTATAAGTTAGAACAATgtaaaatactgtgtttttgtGGAAATAATTAGTAAAGAAGTAATCAGCAACACATCTGATCCGTAGATGGGTTCATTTGTGTATTGTGTTTATGTTGTGCGTACATATTTGTATTTCCAACAAACGTTTCACAGTTAACACTGCAAAGAATGGGTGCACTGTCCTTGTGTGCTGGTTTCTGTGTGCAGTACAAAGTCCAGGACATGAATTTAGGAATAGGTGCAGAACTGTAAGAACAGGCAAAATAGTTAAAATAAGCTTGCGGAAGTAATTTGGagttttttctttgtccttcaATAACATCCAGGTGTCTTTCAGCTCATTGTGAGCACCGCATGCTGACGTGCATTCCACAGCAGCCTGTTCATGGGGGAACCTTTCGGACCTTGGGCTGAATCATCTGGAGTGCCTGTGGCAgagagaagtgctggctggtTTTGATTCTTTCCTTTCAGCAAAGCCTTAGCTTTATCTCTTCCTCTGGCATGTACTTTCAttatttcctcttattttgAACTCAGGTGTCGCAAGTAAATTCTTGGTGGCAGTGCAGCGTAAGTAATAGCTGTCCCCAGCCCGAGCTGCCAGTTCCTGTCTGCGCTCTGTGCAGTGATGCTGCTCACACAGGCCCTTGCCTAGTCAAGCGTTGAGCTGGGAGGAAATGCTCCAATCCTCCCTTCTCCTTTGGGGTTCTTGGTCAGCCAGTCGCAGGAGGTGTCCCGTCTCCTTCAGCGTgttgctgccagcacagaaggTGGGTAAGGTAGCCGCTTGTTTAGACAATTCTTCACCTCCTGTATCTTTGAGATATTACTGGGCTGTCTGTAGCTTGTGTCAACATTttcagtgtgtgtgtgagcatTTGAGCACAGAGAAGCAGTGAAGTTGGAAGAGAGCTTTCTCTGCATGGCAGCAGTTGCTCTGGGGGTAAAACTTGGAGTGGAACACAGATCAGGCAGTGCAAGGAAGGCAGGCCTTTGGAAATATCAGTCCTGTCAGTTTCTGCAGGCAGTGTTTGCTCATAGATGTCTCTACCATAAAAACTTTTCTTATTCCTGTCATACTTGATTCTATTTGTTGATGCTTTAATAAGAATAATTTGAAAACGAGTTATTTACTGTATAAAGTTCCAAGAAACAGAGGTGTTAGCTAGATTTGGGTATTTTTTGGAGATAACTGCTCAGTGATTTTTGAGACTGAAATGGAAGTGGTTACAGGTGCAGTTGAAAACTCTGCCTGATACAGTacattgttttgaaaatattatttttcaactaTTGCTCTACGTATGTATAAAAACTGTTAGGGGAGAGAGGTAGGGAAAAGCATTGACCAAAACGTCCATTAAAGTATGTTGTCAAACTCCAGAAAACTAACGTGAAGTTGGACATGGTTGTTCTGACTTCTATATTTGCCTTTGACTCCTACAGCTTCCCTTTTATCTGACTGAAATTGACATTATAGGGGGGTCAGACTGCAGATTAATATCTAGCTTTTGATGGTGGTCAGAGAAGAGTGTGACTGAGACAAAGTGTATAACAAGACAAGCACAGATCAGCCTTCCTCCAGCACACCCTCCTGGTTTCTATCCCTGGCCTCTGTGTTGTTTCTGGTGCTCATATTCTTTCTGGGGTCTAACTGTAGCCACATTATTTTGTGTATTCCCTTCACAATATGCAAGGTGCCAAAATAACATCTGTTCTTAACTCTGTAGATGAAACTGTTTGCTTTGATGGGACTTCAGAATACCTGGTGGTTGGGTTTTTTCCCTGCTCTTAGTGCTTGGATGCTCTGTTGGGCTTCTGGAGACTCACCTTTGACTTCCATGTGTGGCAGGATGCTGAAGCTCACCTGTCTGCACTTTGTATTTCGGATTAGGATTCCTTCTATTGTAAACCATTTGCTTGTCCCGTGGCTCCTGTGAGCGTGGAAAGAACTGAGCAGTCCTATGAATATATCCTACTGTACATCCTGCTAGGCAGGTTTATGGGTATCAGAATAGTTACTATTTCATTGTGTAGTTGAATAAAAAATGTAAGAGTTGGTTACATTGAAATTTTCAGAGTGTCTTGCTCTGATGGATCTGAGAGGTTTTTCTGTGGCACCTTTGTAATTTTGACTTTCCTGCTTTACTTCCAAGAACAACACTTTATACccaaataaacattttagtTTTCAACTTTCAGCATCAAAACGACAAGATGTGGGTTTGTGTCAGTCCCCTTTTCCTGGGTGATGTCAGCTTTCCCTGCTGGCATCACTGGCTCTGAGGTTATGTAGTGTCCCCACCTCTCGTAGGTGCTGCACATTTACTTGTCTCAGCAGAATGCTTCTTGTGCTAGCTTGTATGGTGCTTAGCAATTGGAGAGACACCTCTATGGCTCCTCAggatttgtttgattttatgcAAGCTGGTGAATTTCTTAAATTAGAAATATAACAGATAGTATTGCAGCTATTTGGATGGTTTGGAGTTTGGAGTGATCTTCTTGAGACCAAACCTTGTTCTCATCTAGATAGATCATGGGAACAAATTGTATCGATCCTTTAGacttaaaatgagaaaaggcttttcttccctttctgcttATTACTACTTTCTTTCCCCTGACGTGACTGAGTGGATAGAGCACTGTAGTACCAGATGTACCTGGTCACATATTGGCCTGTTCTTACAgtggaaaatcattttttctgtgAAGGGAACAAGTTTGTATTCTTTCATgagtttcctttcattttctgagaTCTGTCACAGCAGTAAATCTGGATCTCAGGATATTTTTGTAAGAACTTGCCCCAGGAACGTGGGGTGTGAGGATGTTAATTCCAGCACGCAGAGGAATTAAGAATGCACTGGTCAAATCAAAATTCAAGtagcatttcatagaatcatagaatgatttgagttggaaggggccttagAGATCgtgttccaaccccctgctgtgggcaaggacacctcccaccagatTCAGCAGTGGTTTTGGTATTAGGTCATCTTGCAGTTAACATAATAGCCATGGATATTTTCTTTGGATCAGTCACTCGTTAATTCAAGTAACTGTTTTCTGTTCAAATGATGCTTCTACGTCATcttagctgcagaaacagcacaACTGTAGTGTAGAGAGAATGTCAAGTTCAAGGTATGCTTTTAGTAGACAGGAAAATGTGCAGAATGAACAGAGAATTGCACGTGTGCATTGAGAATGGGAGAATATGAAGATGACAGGATGCTGAAGCTTGTTTCTGTGTAGTACCATTGCAGTTCAATACACATAGGATTGAGGCAGACAATAATTAAAGCCATTTGCTGTGCTACATTCCAGTTGCTCAATTTGAAGCAGTTATCCTAACTTCCAGGaggtttcattttcagttcattATGGCCTTTAAAATAACCATTCTCTTCTCATCTTTTCATGTTAGAAGCTTGGGTGGCTGTCTGACCAGGGCTTATAGGCCCTCTCATTCTGGAAAATCTGTAAGTGAGGAATATAAAGAACTCGCTGCTCAGGATTGCTTGTGACAGCTGATGGAATGAAAGCTGTGTAGTGTTTAATTACAGTTGAACAGTGTTtgagaaatagaaatgttattGTCTATTTGTGGTTGGATAGTATGAAGTTAATTTCTGAGATTAAGGACAGGGCACTGGAAATCCAAGTTAAATCTGTGGAATTTGCCATTCCCAAAATGCACTTTGCAGGTTTCAGATGGGAACTGTGAGCTATGGCAGTGGTTGGGTTGAAGAAGGGGGACGTTACTGACTCTGAAGGCAGGCAGTGGCAGGCAAGAAGTCATCATTTCTCTTGTTTCAGTGGTGTTTGTCAGAGGTGATGCTCCATGAGGTGTGTTTGGCAGGGAGAGAGGTTGGCACCCAGAATCTGTGCTGCCTTTATCATACTGCTCTTCCATATGCTCTCTTCTGCATTACATAATGCGtttttaatgggaaataatAGCATGTGGGGAAACTGCTTGCTTGAAACTTGCAGTGTGTTTAACAGAGAGAGGCTGTCCCGTAGTCCTATGGGCTAAATTAGGCCAACACTTATTTTTCACTAAAGGAATAAAAGACTAAATCTGTTTAAAGCAATGATTGCCGTATGCTACTTCAGCCAAGAATAATCGGGTACTCTTTGAAGAGAACTTTTTGCTGCtaccttttattttccaaatgcaaaaaGGATGGACTGGCTGAAGAAGATTGGTGTGGTGTTCAATTGCTGACAGCCAACAGTGTGAAGGAGTGCTTGAGTTGCTCGTTTGTGCTTCATCCTGGAGGTAGAaatgggagctgctgtgctcaaGTGGGCTGTTTGAAATTCTGATAAGCTGCCCAGTGAACCTGTATAGCAGAACTTGGtgtgtctgtgctgtgctttttgttggtgggggtttgtttgcttttccttccgTAAAATACCCATGAAGACTGATAGGATATCCCTCTTTCGGATAGCGGGAGCTGGCTTATTTGCACTTCTTATAAGGTGTGCACTTTCACAGGGGGGTTGTTAGGGAAAAGACTTTTAATTGGCAGCAAATCAAACATATTTCCTCAAACTGTTTGCATACAAACTGGGTGAGCTAGCATTGCTTGCACTTGTGAACAGCATGAAGTAGTGTGTGTGAGTGAGAAGGGTGTATGCCATTGTGAGCTGCCTGTCACCTGGTGGCTCATGCCACTAACTGTGCCAAATCTTAGGTCTGAggagttgtttctttttaaaatctcattccCCGAccttattttaattgctttctaGCTTGTGCCCTGCAGCTATTCCATTtgtttgtggatgccccgtccatccctggaggtgttgaaggctgggtcggatggggccctgggcagcctgggctggaattaaatgtggaggttggtggccttgcgtgtggcagggggttgaagattcatcatcctcgaggtcccttccaacccgggcctttctgtgattctgttagtGGAGTTTGAACAAATGCAAGCAGGCAAGTTACTGGGGGCTGCCTCTGTGGTTGACCTgatcttctttccttccttgatCTGGTCTGATAGTTTGTTTACCATTTGTGATGCCCTTCTCCCCACAGGTTCCACATTGTAGTTCACATcggtggttttgttttttaatgtgcttCTCATCTTCACTCTTGCCTGTGGTTTACAGCAGTGATGatctctgcagaagaggagaggtgctgctTCTCTCTTGGGCTGTAAATGTCAGCTGCTTCCTTGCCTGAGTCACCGTGCCTGCAGTGCCAGCATGCCTGCCAGCACCCCGACGGGCCTGGAGTCAAGATGAATGAAAACAGTCTTTTTCCCTGAGCAGTTCCAAATGGAATCTTTGCAATGTTTAAGTGGCTTATGTGTAATCCAGAACTCCGGCTCAGGAAAGCTGTTTCTCTCCTTTACAATAAATGCCTTAGCATGCAAAATGCCATCAGGTCAGAATTCTGTAAGCTGTGGATGCAGAATGCTTTGAGGCTGAATAGGCGTTTTCTTGTTTACGTAGTTTTCTTTtgaatctgttttccttttaatagtTATTCCTTGGCTTACGATTGCCGTAGGACCAGTCTGTGTCAAGGCCTCCTGTATCCTCTGTATCTAGGCACCCGGTGCAGGAATTAAAAACAGCCTGCTCTCTGTGAACAGACTAATTATTTGCTGTGGTGCATTAAGTAGAAGTTCACTTTCACAGAGGAGACAAAGCTGCCAAAATAAGCTATGTGGTTTTTCAGTTGTGTGGtcattctttgtttctttgttttgtttatttgagtTCATACCATTGCTTTCATAGAAACTagattttttaatacatatacGTGGCcttatattttaatatgtataCAACAGGGATCTCTTTATATTAGGTTGATTTTAATCTAGGGGAACAGTATCAGTAAGGCAAGTGAATGCTAGTTTTTGGTTTTCCCAGGTGTGTTTTATGCTGTCTTTCACAGACAGACACTGGGAAACTGCTTATGAGTAGTAAAGCAGCACTTAGTTTGAACAGAGTGCAGCTTCTTGTATGAAGATGAACAAAGAGAAATGGAGATGAAGGGCAAAATTAGAGTGGTGATGATCTTGGTGAAATTGAAACAAACAGAGTGAGATTTACAGAAACAGTTTTGACATCTTCAGCATAGGAAGCAGCAGTAAAGATTGAATTAGTGAGCCGTTTCCAGTGCCCTAAGCAAGAAATTAGAATGAAATGCACGTTACCTCTATGTAAACTAGAAATGTGAGTCACATAGCACTTGTGTTTTATAGCTAAGTCAGCTTAATGCTCTTTCTGCTCGTGTGCATTGTACTGAGTGGCTCAAAAAAGGGAACAAACGACCCTTTTCAGTGTACATCTGTGCTTCGAACATCTGTTAGCAGAAGAGAAATCACTGCATAGCCGTGTGGGACCTTCCTCTCAGAAGGCTTCCAGAGAGTCCCTTGGaaaatctttcttctgaaaataagtaGAGTTTATTCACAAGAGTTGTGTGAGATTATCACTGAATCTATATGGCTTTGAAAGTTCATCGTTAATAGGGATCTGATTTGGCTTGGCTGATGAAGGAAAGGGTGAATTTGATTGATCTGCACTGCCCTGGAAGAAGATTGGAagctttcctttaaaatgcGTTTCATTTTGCTCGGTGAAAACAGATACATCAACATTCACCTCGTTTTTGtgttgccttttctttctttttcatagatGTCATCAAGTTTTATCAAAGCTTTGGTGCTGTTGAATacaatactgattttttttaaagaaaatacatcttttttttttttttgaacctACGGTGAACTTGAgcattaattttgaaatatttgttgaaCACAAACTGGAAGTAAATGCAAAATATCAGGTCAGTGCTTCAGAGGACTATTGGTATTTACTAATGGGGACCAGCTTGATGAGGAAGTTTATGAACCCATTCAGGGACTGCAAAGCAAATCCAATCCAAAACCACGAGCCCTTCCTTTTGAGTCTCTCTCTAGTCATGGCAGCTTTGCCAGAGGTCACGGCTGAGCTTCTCTGCCCAGCATTCCCCTGGATGTGCTACTCAGGTCTGTGTGGTTTTGTCTGTGATGTGGCTTTCCAGTTGACACGCAGTATGAAATGGAAGAGTTAGGGAGAGGGGGAATTGAGAAACACTCCATCCCGTGTCCCTCCTCTTGTGCAGTGGATAAGCTAGTGTAGGGAGTTGCAGTGAGCCCATGGTGCCTTACTGGAAGGAAGTGCTGTAGCTTCTGGGTCTGGGCTGTCTGATGATTGGGATGTATACGAGGTAATTCCACTTGCT of Meleagris gallopavo isolate NT-WF06-2002-E0010 breed Aviagen turkey brand Nicholas breeding stock chromosome 10, Turkey_5.1, whole genome shotgun sequence contains these proteins:
- the LOC104912391 gene encoding rab GTPase-activating protein 1-like, whose amino-acid sequence is MEEILRDSEKDQNNSTAFSEGSSDACSQASGLGSAEVSTRRSSSPHEPLEEDSVLFNKLTYLGCMKVSAPRNEPEALRAMANMKSSSQAPLSVTLYVPNVPEGSVRIIDQSSNVEIASFPIYKVLFCVRGQNGTSESDCFAFTESSCGTEEFQIHVFSCEIKEAVSIKYGIMAHIKDAGHTWGSYSRFGNGMYLRNILTHVQWILENVQIVKCDC